The DNA region AAGTAGTTCTTTTAAAAAAATCAATTCTTCTATTCCCTGACCTGTAATCAGTATTTAAAAAAGGATGCCTCCTTGTGGTAGAATTTGAAGGCGATTTTATATGTTTATTTTACCAAATTTACCTCAATAATCGTAGAAGATTTCCGCTAATATTTTTGTAAGAAGATAAAGATAAGCAAGAAAAGAAAGTTAGTCCTAATATTTGAGGGATGATAAAAGTGATTACAGGTCAGCCATTTTATCCCTTCTTTCCATACACAAAATTATTTTATACTACCGGATATGCTGTTGATCCTTTAAAATATGCAAGAAAATTAATAAGTCAAAAGATTGGAACCTATAGATTTAGGATTGGAGATTATAGAGTTATCTTTGATAAGGATATTTACAAAGATACCTAAATAAAAAAGGGAGCAAGGATTCTCTCCCTGCTCCCCAACTTATCACTTATCACTGAGTAGGATATGGTCCTGTATTTCCTTCTGAATCTGTTTTTATTATGTAAAAATCACCATATCCTGCACCAAAAGAATTTGTATATCCTGCAACTATATACCCTCCATCTTTTGTTTGCTGTATTGAATTAGCCCAATCATCATTGCTTCCTCCAAAAGTTTTCTCCCAAACCTTATTCCCATTACTATCAAGCTTTATTATGTAAACATCACCTGCACCAAAAGACCATGTCACTCCTGCAACAATATATCCTCCATCGCTTGTCTGTTGTATGGAATAAGCCCTATCATCACTGCTTCCTCCAAAGGTTTTCTCCCACTTCATATTTCCATTACTACCAAGCTTTATTATGTAAACATCACCATATCCTGCACCAAAAGAATTTGTATATCCTGCAACGATATATCCCCCATCACTTGTTTGCTGTATGGAACAAGCATAATCAGAACTGCTTCCTCCATAGGTTTTCTCCCAAACCTCGTCCCCCTTGCTATCAAGCTTTATTATGTAAAAATCAGCAGATCCTGCACCAAAAGACCATGTCACTCCTGCAACAATATATCCTCCATCACTTGTCTGCTGTATGGAAAGAGCATAATCATCACTGCTTCCTCCAAAAGTTTTCTCCCACTTCATATTTCCATTACTATCAAGCTTTATTATGTAAACATCACCCTCTCCTTTACTAAAAGAATTTGTTCTTCCTGCGACAATATATCCCTCATCACTTGTTTGCTGTACGGAAAAAGCCTCATCCCAATCGCTTCCTCCAAAGGTTTTCTCCCACTTCATATTTCCATTACTATCAAGCTTTATTATGTAAACATCATAACTTCCTGCACCAAGAGAAGATGTTCTTCCTGCAACAATATATCCCCCATCAATTGTTTGCTGTATGGAAAAAGCCCAATCAGCATTACTTCCTCCAAAGGTTTTCTCCCACTTCATATTTCCATTGCTATCAATCTTTATTATGTAAACATAGTAAGATCCTGTGGCAAGAGGAGATGTCCATCCTGCAACAATATATCCTCCATCATTCGTCTGCTGTATTGAAGAGGCCTCATCACCAGAATCGCTTCCTCCATAGGTTTTTTGCCAGACTTGCTGTGGTAGAGTTGTATCCTTTTTAGGTGCACATCCTGAAATTAAAAGGAAAAAGATAAGGAAAACTGAAAGAAGAAGAAAAAATTTTCTCATCCCCTTCTCACCCCTTTATTAAGTAAATTAGGAGAAAAAGCAGGATAAAAAGTGGATTAAACGATGCTTTATCTTTAACTCTAATTTTTTATCCTTATTTTTATTTTCTATTTTAAATCTTTCTTGAAAAATTTTCAATATTTTTTCAATCTCCTTCCCCCTCATACACATCTAAAAATTTATAAAGCAAAAAAAATTTGCATGTAGGTCATTAAAAGGAAAAGGAGCACATTCAGGAATTAGAGTAATCTACGCTTATTATGAGGAAAATAGAGAAAGGATAAAAAAATATTATACAAAATAAAAAGGGGAGCAAGGATTCTCTCCCTGCTCCCCAACTTATCACTTATCACTGAGTAGGATATGGTCCTGTATTTCCTTCTGAATCTGTTTTTATTATGTAAAAATCCCTATTTCCTGCACCAAAAGACCTTGTCCATCCTGCAACTATATATCCTCCATCAGTTGTCTGCTGTATGGAACGAGCCCAATCATCATTGCTTCCTCCATAGGTTTTCTCCCAAACCTTATCCCCATTACTATCAAGCTTTATTATGTAAAAATTAGAACCTCCTGCACCAAAAGAATCTGTCAATCCTGCAACTATATATCCTCCATCAGTTGTCTGCTGTATGGAATAAGCCTCATCATAACTGCTTCCTCCATAGGTTTTCTCCCAAACCTTATCCCCATTACTATCAAGCTTTATTATGTAAAAATCATCATATCCTGCACCAAAAGAATCTGTCAATCCTGCAACTATATATCCTCCATCAGTTGTCTGCTGTATGGAAAAAGCCACATCATTCTTGCTTCCTCCATAGGTTTTCTCCCAAACCTTATCCCCATTACTGTCAAGCTTTATTATGTAAAAATCAGCAGATCCTGCACCAAAAGAATATGTCAATCCTGCAACTATATATCCTCCATCAGTTGTCTGCTGTATGGAAGAAGCCCAATCATCCCAATTGCTTCCTCCATAGGTTTTCTCCCAAACCTTATTCCCATTACTGTCAAGCTTTATTATGTAAAAATCCCCTCCTGCACCAAAAGACCATGTATATCCTGCAACTATATATCCTCCATCAGTTGTCTGCTGTATGGAATAAGCCCCATTATCCCAATCGCTTCTTCCATAGGTTTTCTCCCAAACCTTATTCCCATTACTGTCAAGCTTTATTATGTAAAAATCATAATATCCTGCACCAAAAGAATATGTCCCTCCTGCAACTATATATCCTCCATCACTTGTCTGCTGTATGGAAGAAGCCCGATCATAATACTCTCCTCCATAGGTTTTCTCCCAAACCTTATTCCCATTACTATCAAGCTTTATTATGTAAACATCCCTATTTCCTGCACCAAAAGACTCTGTCCATCCTGCAACTATATATCCTCCATCAGTTGTCTGCTGTATGGAAAAAGCCTCATCATCATTGCTTCCTCCATAAGTTTTTTGCCAGACTTGCTGTGGTGGAGTTGTATCCTTTTTAGGTGCACATCCTGAAATTAAAAGGGAAAAGATAAGGAAAACTGAAAGAAGAAGAAATATTTTTTTCATTCCTCTTTCACCTTCTTTCTTAACTAAATTAAGATGAGATAAGTAGGATAAAAGATTTAAATTGTGGTTTATTTTAAGCTATATACCCTAATTTTATCCTTTTTTTACTTTCTATTTTAAGTAGCTCTTTTAAAAAAGTCAATTCTTCTATTCCTTTTCCTCTCTATACCTTTCCAAAAATATCATTAAAATTATCCTTTTTTCCTTCTCAAAATATTTTTTCAGCCTGTAGATTAAAAAGTCCTCGTCATATCCACAAGAAATAAATCTCTCAACTGCGGTATCCATTACCTTTTTAAATTCTTCATATTCCCTTTCAAGATCCAAAAGCTCAATTAAATCTTTTATCTTTACTTCCATTTTATTAGCTC from Dictyoglomus turgidum DSM 6724 includes:
- a CDS encoding lipoprotein, which translates into the protein MRKFFLLLSVFLIFFLLISGCAPKKDTTLPQQVWQKTYGGSDSGDEASSIQQTNDGGYIVAGWTSPLATGSYYVYIIKIDSNGNMKWEKTFGGSNADWAFSIQQTIDGGYIVAGRTSSLGAGSYDVYIIKLDSNGNMKWEKTFGGSDWDEAFSVQQTSDEGYIVAGRTNSFSKGEGDVYIIKLDSNGNMKWEKTFGGSSDDYALSIQQTSDGGYIVAGVTWSFGAGSADFYIIKLDSKGDEVWEKTYGGSSSDYACSIQQTSDGGYIVAGYTNSFGAGYGDVYIIKLGSNGNMKWEKTFGGSSDDRAYSIQQTSDGGYIVAGVTWSFGAGDVYIIKLDSNGNKVWEKTFGGSNDDWANSIQQTKDGGYIVAGYTNSFGAGYGDFYIIKTDSEGNTGPYPTQ
- a CDS encoding type II toxin-antitoxin system RelE family toxin, whose translation is MIKVITGQPFYPFFPYTKLFYTTGYAVDPLKYARKLISQKIGTYRFRIGDYRVIFDKDIYKDT
- a CDS encoding lipoprotein, translated to MKKIFLLLSVFLIFSLLISGCAPKKDTTPPQQVWQKTYGGSNDDEAFSIQQTTDGGYIVAGWTESFGAGNRDVYIIKLDSNGNKVWEKTYGGEYYDRASSIQQTSDGGYIVAGGTYSFGAGYYDFYIIKLDSNGNKVWEKTYGRSDWDNGAYSIQQTTDGGYIVAGYTWSFGAGGDFYIIKLDSNGNKVWEKTYGGSNWDDWASSIQQTTDGGYIVAGLTYSFGAGSADFYIIKLDSNGDKVWEKTYGGSKNDVAFSIQQTTDGGYIVAGLTDSFGAGYDDFYIIKLDSNGDKVWEKTYGGSSYDEAYSIQQTTDGGYIVAGLTDSFGAGGSNFYIIKLDSNGDKVWEKTYGGSNDDWARSIQQTTDGGYIVAGWTRSFGAGNRDFYIIKTDSEGNTGPYPTQ